Proteins encoded within one genomic window of Ammonifex degensii KC4:
- the yunB gene encoding sporulation protein YunB: MLPGKRPRYWLWVALFLFLVGAGVAIFSLLERNLLPTIAALAETKATQAAVERVNRAIREKIAAENLCYQDFVTVHKDNSGRVALLQADAVRVSALAADLAVTVEEALAQLQEEAFYIPLGQVLGSQLLASYGPRIEVRILPVGTVKIQVLDQLETAGINQTRHRLLLHLDAQVRVVVPLQQRDIRVAADVPLVEGIIVGTVPNTLLTGGGVISIPVEERR; encoded by the coding sequence TTGCTTCCGGGGAAAAGGCCCCGTTACTGGCTGTGGGTGGCCCTTTTCCTGTTCCTGGTGGGGGCAGGGGTAGCGATTTTTTCTTTACTGGAGCGCAACCTCCTCCCCACTATCGCCGCTCTGGCCGAGACCAAGGCAACGCAGGCGGCAGTGGAGCGGGTGAACCGGGCCATCCGCGAAAAGATCGCGGCAGAAAACTTGTGCTATCAGGATTTTGTCACCGTGCACAAGGACAACAGCGGCCGGGTGGCCCTGCTGCAGGCGGATGCCGTGCGCGTCTCGGCCCTGGCTGCCGACCTGGCGGTCACGGTGGAGGAAGCCCTGGCTCAGCTACAAGAAGAGGCTTTCTACATCCCCCTGGGACAGGTGTTAGGTAGCCAGCTTCTGGCCAGCTACGGACCCCGAATAGAGGTACGCATCCTGCCGGTGGGCACAGTGAAGATACAGGTGTTGGACCAACTGGAAACGGCCGGGATTAACCAGACCCGCCACCGGCTTTTGCTGCATTTAGACGCCCAGGTACGGGTGGTGGTGCCCCTGCAGCAGCGCGACATCCGGGTGGCGGCCGACGTCCCTTTAGTCGAAGGCATCATCGTGGGCACCGTTCCTAACACCCTGCTCACGGGAGGTGGCGTAATTTCTATTCCCGTAGAGGAGAGGCGCTAA
- a CDS encoding CD1247 N-terminal domain-containing protein has protein sequence MGDLQAKVAYMRGLLSGFGGDPNAKENRLWEEVTQVLDALVAEVRDLRSAQEDLEDYVQALDEDLYTVESVLFGPDEEEEETADYETIDLNEETPAPQQQQEDVF, from the coding sequence ATGGGAGATTTGCAGGCCAAGGTAGCTTACATGCGAGGTTTGCTTTCCGGCTTCGGGGGCGATCCCAACGCCAAAGAGAACCGTCTGTGGGAAGAGGTGACCCAGGTACTGGACGCGCTGGTAGCCGAGGTGCGCGATTTGCGCAGCGCCCAGGAGGATCTGGAGGACTACGTACAGGCGCTGGACGAGGATCTCTACACGGTGGAATCGGTACTCTTCGGTCCGGATGAAGAAGAGGAAGAAACGGCGGATTACGAGACCATCGACTTGAACGAAGAGACGCCTGCGCCCCAGCAGCAACAGGAGGACGTGTTTTAG
- a CDS encoding stage III sporulation protein AB, with translation MLRWLGAGLVVLAGGMAGQELSRDYLCRPRELRGLLGGPNLLQTEISYATPLPEALARVGKRLKGPVGELFCLVADRLAAGAGGNGAGVVWEEALDSFRSRMALKEEDLEVLRLLAGVLGTSLKEEQERHLTLARERLKLALTLAEEEARRYARLYRFLGWGAGVGLAVLLL, from the coding sequence ATGCTGCGCTGGTTAGGAGCGGGGCTGGTCGTCCTGGCCGGAGGGATGGCAGGGCAGGAGCTGAGCCGGGATTACCTCTGCCGTCCGCGGGAGCTGCGGGGCCTTCTGGGCGGGCCCAATCTTTTGCAGACGGAAATAAGCTACGCCACTCCTCTGCCGGAGGCCTTGGCCCGGGTGGGGAAAAGGCTGAAGGGACCGGTAGGGGAGCTTTTTTGCCTGGTAGCTGACCGGCTAGCTGCCGGAGCTGGAGGGAACGGTGCCGGTGTGGTGTGGGAAGAGGCGCTCGACTCCTTCCGCTCTCGGATGGCCTTGAAGGAGGAGGATCTGGAGGTCCTGCGCCTGCTGGCAGGGGTTTTGGGTACCAGCCTCAAGGAGGAGCAGGAGCGGCACCTCACTCTGGCTCGAGAGCGGCTTAAGCTGGCCCTGACGCTGGCCGAGGAGGAAGCCCGCCGCTACGCCCGCCTCTACCGCTTCTTAGGCTGGGGGGCGGGGGTAGGGCTGGCCGTGCTCCTCCTTTAA
- the tyrS gene encoding tyrosine--tRNA ligase, which translates to MKSVAEQLRLIKRGVAEIITEEELVRKLERSLATGVPLNVKLGLDPTAPDIHLGHTVVLQKLRHFQELGHRTIIVLGDFTARIGDPTGKLETRKQLSEEEVLANARTYKEQIFKVLDPEKTEIVFNSTWLAPLTFAEVIKLAAHYTVARMLEREDFSKRFRAGLPISIHEFFYPLMQGYDSVVLRADVELGGTDQRFNLLMGRTLQEAYGQEPQVAIMTPILEGLDGVQKMSKSLGNYVGVTDPPEEMYGKLMSLPDELIARYLRLVTDVPEEEIERIEQEMKEGELNPRDAKMLLARTVVKRFHSEEAAAKAEEEFIRVFRHRELPSEIPEFPLPSELREGGPIPLFRLLFLSGLVPSLSEARRLISQGGVRVNEEKITDPQAPIKPRPGMVLRAGKRRFVRLV; encoded by the coding sequence TTGAAGAGCGTAGCCGAGCAGTTGAGGCTGATCAAACGTGGAGTGGCGGAAATCATCACGGAGGAAGAGCTCGTGCGCAAGCTCGAGCGCTCTCTAGCTACCGGGGTGCCGCTTAACGTCAAGCTAGGGCTTGATCCCACCGCTCCCGACATACATCTTGGGCATACAGTGGTGTTGCAGAAGCTGCGCCACTTCCAGGAGCTGGGGCACCGGACCATAATCGTCCTAGGCGATTTCACGGCCCGCATCGGTGACCCCACCGGCAAGCTGGAGACGCGCAAGCAGCTGAGTGAGGAAGAGGTGCTGGCCAACGCCCGCACCTACAAAGAGCAGATTTTTAAAGTGCTGGACCCGGAGAAGACGGAAATCGTCTTCAACAGCACCTGGCTGGCACCCCTTACTTTTGCCGAGGTTATCAAGCTGGCGGCACATTACACGGTGGCCCGGATGCTGGAGCGGGAAGATTTCAGCAAACGCTTCCGGGCGGGCCTTCCTATCTCCATCCATGAATTCTTCTACCCCTTAATGCAGGGTTACGACTCGGTGGTCCTGCGGGCTGACGTGGAGTTGGGAGGAACGGACCAGCGCTTCAACCTGCTCATGGGGCGCACCTTGCAGGAGGCTTACGGCCAGGAGCCGCAGGTGGCCATCATGACCCCCATACTGGAGGGGCTTGACGGAGTACAGAAGATGTCCAAGAGCCTGGGGAACTACGTGGGGGTCACCGACCCGCCGGAGGAGATGTACGGCAAGCTCATGTCTTTGCCGGACGAGCTCATCGCTCGCTACCTGCGCCTGGTGACCGACGTCCCCGAAGAGGAGATCGAGCGCATAGAGCAGGAAATGAAAGAAGGGGAGCTTAACCCGCGCGACGCCAAGATGCTCCTGGCCCGCACGGTGGTTAAGCGCTTCCACTCGGAAGAAGCGGCGGCCAAAGCGGAGGAAGAGTTCATCCGCGTCTTCCGGCACCGGGAGCTGCCCAGCGAGATTCCGGAATTTCCTCTCCCTTCCGAGCTAAGGGAAGGAGGGCCCATACCCCTTTTTCGGCTTCTCTTCTTAAGCGGGCTGGTGCCGAGTTTAAGTGAGGCCCGTCGCCTTATAAGTCAGGGTGGGGTGCGGGTAAACGAAGAGAAGATAACCGACCCTCAAGCTCCTATAAAGCCCCGGCCGGGGATGGTGCTAAGAGCTGGAAAGCGGCGCTTTGTGCGCCTGGTCTGA
- a CDS encoding RNA-guided endonuclease InsQ/TnpB family protein, translated as MTKAERIKNTIRETRERRKALRPVVFQLKLQNLSGKKEELLERAFLEAKWLYNWLVSDLERLDLPVNKVNMVEVKVGETFEKRTLTVLGSQVKQEIADRLKDNLRALAMLKENGHKVGRLKPKSFVNSIPLKQYDVTYSLDFARNRVRIQKLGSFRVLGLHQIPPDAEVASAVLVRKPSGYYLHVTCYLPREYFCYPYKLGEAVGGDFGVETKITLSNGIKIDFEVRETPRLKRLQRKLARTKKGSRSRGKIRLLLRREYEKLNNRRKDAQHKVLAFLRLYGKVVFQDDGFKGWAALFGGQVHSSGVGGLKSRLRDSLETPVVVKRFEPTTRECFACGKQHELSLSERTIKCDCGWTCDRNLNAALVILRKGLGLGPDQAVGLDRPELKPLERKAVARILGSNPYVRVSFPQ; from the coding sequence GTGACCAAAGCCGAGCGGATAAAAAACACTATCCGAGAAACGAGAGAACGGCGGAAGGCTTTAAGGCCCGTCGTCTTCCAGCTCAAGCTCCAGAACCTATCTGGGAAGAAAGAAGAACTCCTCGAGAGGGCCTTCCTGGAGGCCAAGTGGCTCTACAACTGGCTGGTGTCGGATTTGGAGAGGCTTGACCTACCCGTCAACAAGGTAAACATGGTGGAGGTCAAAGTGGGAGAGACTTTTGAGAAAAGAACTCTTACCGTCCTCGGCTCCCAGGTCAAACAAGAAATAGCCGACAGGTTAAAAGACAACCTCCGGGCGTTAGCTATGCTGAAAGAGAACGGCCACAAGGTGGGCCGTCTCAAGCCCAAAAGCTTCGTCAACTCCATTCCCCTCAAGCAGTACGACGTGACCTACAGCCTGGACTTCGCCCGGAACAGGGTAAGGATACAGAAGCTAGGAAGCTTCCGCGTCCTGGGGCTTCACCAGATACCTCCCGACGCGGAGGTAGCAAGCGCCGTGCTGGTGCGGAAGCCCAGCGGGTACTACCTCCACGTGACCTGCTACCTCCCGAGGGAGTACTTCTGCTACCCCTACAAGCTGGGCGAGGCCGTGGGGGGAGACTTCGGCGTCGAGACCAAGATAACCCTGTCCAACGGGATCAAAATAGACTTCGAGGTACGCGAGACGCCCAGGCTCAAGCGGCTCCAGAGGAAGCTCGCCAGGACGAAGAAGGGCTCCAGAAGCAGGGGAAAGATCCGGCTCCTCCTGAGGAGAGAATACGAGAAACTCAACAACAGGCGAAAAGACGCCCAGCACAAGGTCCTGGCCTTCCTCAGGCTCTACGGGAAGGTGGTGTTCCAGGACGACGGCTTCAAGGGTTGGGCGGCGCTCTTCGGAGGGCAGGTCCACTCTTCGGGGGTGGGCGGACTGAAGTCGAGGTTGAGGGACAGCCTCGAGACGCCTGTCGTCGTGAAGAGGTTCGAACCTACCACGCGGGAGTGCTTCGCCTGCGGAAAGCAGCACGAACTTTCCCTTTCGGAAAGAACCATCAAGTGCGACTGCGGCTGGACCTGCGACAGGAACCTCAACGCCGCCCTGGTCATTTTGAGGAAAGGGCTTGGCCTGGGCCCTGACCAGGCCGTAGGGCTGGACCGGCCCGAACTCAAGCCCCTGGAGAGGAAGGCCGTTGCGCGGATACTGGGGAGCAACCCCTATGTCCGTGTAAGCTTCCCTCAGTGA
- the tnpA gene encoding IS200/IS605 family transposase, whose amino-acid sequence MNGKRWKRSKTAVYNIGYHLVWCPKYRRRVLVGKVAERLKELLLQKAREIEVEIVEMEVMPDHVHLFVKTTPTNSPHFITQQLKGYTSRVLRKEFPFLKSRLPSLWTRSYYCESVGHVSEETIRKYIEDQKGK is encoded by the coding sequence ATGAACGGCAAGCGGTGGAAGCGATCAAAAACGGCAGTATACAATATTGGCTACCACCTCGTTTGGTGCCCCAAGTACCGCCGCAGGGTTCTGGTAGGCAAAGTGGCAGAGCGCCTGAAGGAACTCCTGCTTCAGAAGGCCCGGGAAATCGAAGTGGAAATCGTCGAGATGGAAGTCATGCCGGATCATGTGCACCTGTTTGTTAAGACTACTCCCACCAACAGCCCCCACTTCATTACTCAGCAACTAAAAGGCTACACTTCGCGGGTGTTGAGAAAAGAGTTTCCATTTTTGAAGAGCCGCCTGCCTTCTCTGTGGACGAGGTCGTACTACTGTGAGTCGGTGGGGCACGTATCGGAAGAGACCATTCGAAAGTACATCGAAGACCAGAAGGGGAAATAA
- the spoIIIAC gene encoding stage III sporulation protein AC, with protein MSQIDLIFKIAGVGILTAVLHTMLKQAGKEDLAHLATWAGVAIVLIWVVKLLGSLFAEVQTVFRLF; from the coding sequence ATGAGCCAGATCGACCTCATCTTCAAGATAGCTGGGGTGGGGATACTTACCGCGGTCCTGCACACTATGCTCAAGCAGGCGGGCAAGGAGGACCTGGCCCACCTGGCTACCTGGGCGGGCGTAGCGATTGTGCTCATCTGGGTGGTCAAGCTGTTGGGAAGCCTTTTCGCCGAGGTACAGACGGTCTTCCGCCTCTTCTAG
- the spoIIIAD gene encoding stage III sporulation protein AD has product MEILQVVGFALVTAVLAVALRREKPEIALLVGLGAGALVFLAFAGKIGTILTVIEGVAQRAGLNLLYLEVLLKIVGIAYLAEFGAQLCRDAGEGALAVKVEFAAKILILLLALPVILNLLDLLLQLVGVKK; this is encoded by the coding sequence ATGGAGATCCTGCAAGTGGTGGGCTTTGCCCTGGTGACGGCAGTGCTGGCGGTAGCTCTAAGGCGCGAGAAGCCGGAAATTGCCCTACTGGTGGGGCTGGGGGCGGGGGCGCTCGTTTTCCTGGCCTTTGCCGGCAAGATTGGCACCATTTTGACCGTCATAGAGGGAGTGGCGCAGCGGGCCGGGCTCAACCTCCTTTACCTGGAAGTGCTGCTCAAGATCGTGGGGATAGCTTACCTGGCCGAGTTCGGCGCCCAGCTCTGCCGCGATGCAGGGGAAGGGGCGCTGGCGGTAAAGGTGGAGTTCGCGGCCAAGATCCTCATCCTTTTGCTGGCGCTGCCGGTGATCCTTAATCTTCTGGACCTCCTCCTGCAGCTGGTGGGGGTAAAGAAATGA
- the cobT gene encoding nicotinate-nucleotide--dimethylbenzimidazole phosphoribosyltransferase, whose protein sequence is MEKLLAEACARIGDLDKEAMSRAQARLDQLLKPPGSLGRLEELAVQLAGIMGTPAPTIKDKCVVVMAGDHGVVAEGVSAAPQEITYQILPHFVRGTSGIGVLARHVGARLVVVDVGVARPVSFSGVLVRKVRAGTGNIARGPAMSREEALQAIGVGIEVATEEVRKGASLIATGDMGIGNTTPSSAILSAFTGLPVEETVGRGTLVNDAVLERKRKVVAQSLAVNRPDPSDPLDVLAKVGGLEIAGLVGVILGAAAHRVPVLLDGFITGAAALVAVGLCPRVRQFLIASHLSQEKAHQHMLRHLGLKPLLDFDLRLGEGTGAALAMPLVEAACKILKEMVTFSEAQVAAMHEDMLLRP, encoded by the coding sequence TTGGAAAAGCTACTTGCCGAGGCCTGTGCCCGGATAGGGGATCTAGACAAGGAGGCTATGTCTCGGGCGCAAGCCCGCCTGGACCAGCTCCTAAAACCCCCGGGCAGCCTGGGGCGGCTGGAGGAACTGGCTGTGCAGCTGGCCGGGATCATGGGTACTCCCGCGCCTACCATAAAGGACAAGTGCGTGGTAGTAATGGCAGGAGACCACGGGGTGGTGGCGGAGGGGGTGAGCGCCGCTCCCCAGGAGATAACCTATCAGATCCTGCCCCATTTCGTTCGGGGGACGAGTGGCATAGGGGTGCTGGCAAGGCACGTCGGCGCCCGGCTGGTCGTGGTGGACGTGGGGGTGGCGCGCCCGGTTTCCTTCTCCGGGGTGCTGGTGCGCAAAGTGCGAGCGGGTACGGGCAATATCGCCCGGGGCCCGGCCATGAGCCGGGAGGAGGCCCTGCAGGCCATCGGCGTGGGCATAGAAGTGGCTACGGAGGAAGTGCGCAAGGGAGCTTCGCTCATCGCCACCGGCGACATGGGTATCGGCAACACTACCCCCTCTAGTGCCATCCTTTCTGCCTTCACCGGGTTACCCGTGGAAGAGACGGTGGGAAGGGGAACGCTGGTAAACGATGCGGTACTCGAGCGGAAGAGAAAGGTCGTGGCCCAGAGCCTGGCGGTTAACCGGCCCGATCCTTCCGATCCGCTTGATGTGCTGGCCAAGGTAGGGGGCTTAGAGATAGCCGGCCTGGTGGGGGTCATCTTGGGAGCGGCGGCACACCGGGTACCTGTTCTGCTAGACGGCTTTATCACCGGGGCGGCGGCCCTGGTGGCGGTGGGCCTTTGCCCTCGGGTACGGCAGTTCCTGATAGCCTCTCACCTCTCCCAAGAGAAGGCCCACCAGCACATGTTGCGCCACCTGGGCTTGAAGCCCTTGCTCGATTTCGATCTGCGCTTGGGAGAGGGGACGGGGGCGGCTTTAGCCATGCCTTTAGTGGAGGCTGCATGCAAAATTTTAAAAGAAATGGTAACTTTTTCGGAAGCGCAGGTGGCGGCCATGCACGAAGACATGCTTTTACGTCCGTGA
- a CDS encoding transglycosylase domain-containing protein, translated as MSRRRKKRLSFFRLFLLLTSLLVLFMMAGGAGAVIYSLKDLPSFDPQKLSGNSSTLLYDSQGKLIAEVGTQYRIPVKLGEIPLEVQNAFLAVEDARFYEHIGIDFRGILRALWNNLTKKGIYEGGSTITQQLARNCFLSQERTWKRKIQEAILALAIERHYRKQEILEFYLNHVYFGAGAYGIQAAARTYFNKDVSQLTLEEGALLAGLVQAPSAYSPFENPKAALERRNMVLDAMVRWGFLDPARAQALKEKPLKLNPGTTGSGVPGAYFVDYVTEQLVAKYGADRVFREGLRVYTTLDSRIQEIAERVLNDPQNFPPSVRDEQGVLQPQAAVVIIDPQTGSILALVGGRGQPLVRQGFNRAVHARRQPGSAFKPLIAYAPAIEYLGYAPATVFDDIPVRFGSYEPRNYDGRYRGLITLRTALTYSVNTVAVQLLDKVGMDKATEFVSRLGIKIDPRREKLGIALGGLDEGVTPLQMAQAYAALANQGRLVPATAILRVETRAGAVLEEHRLQPVQVMKPTTAYLVTDMLRSAVERGTGQNARLGKWPVAGKTGTTDANRDAWFCGYTPQLVGVVWMGYDTPQTMKGEYGGGRPALIWRKIMAEALRDTPPRDFPRPPGIVTATVDGKSGLLPGPLTPPEDLVTDIFAEGTVPSRVDDTRVLVELCATTGLLATEYCPEKVTNVLIKCPYQVPSFVEDYHLRVPSATCNLHQQPTTPPPEKATPDEEGSVDHAGRKDRRPPLRFSPAPGTGLAGKVPRGD; from the coding sequence ATGTCGCGACGCCGCAAGAAAAGGTTAAGCTTCTTCCGCCTGTTTCTCCTGCTCACTTCTCTGCTCGTGCTCTTTATGATGGCCGGTGGAGCAGGAGCGGTCATTTATAGCCTCAAAGATCTTCCCTCTTTCGACCCCCAGAAGCTCAGCGGCAATTCCTCCACCCTCCTTTACGACAGCCAGGGAAAGCTCATAGCCGAGGTGGGAACGCAGTACCGGATACCGGTCAAGCTGGGAGAGATACCTCTAGAGGTACAAAATGCCTTCCTGGCCGTGGAAGACGCCCGCTTTTACGAGCATATAGGCATAGACTTCCGAGGCATCCTCCGGGCGCTTTGGAACAACCTTACCAAGAAAGGGATCTACGAAGGAGGCAGCACAATTACCCAGCAGTTGGCCCGCAACTGCTTCCTTTCTCAGGAAAGAACCTGGAAGCGCAAGATTCAGGAGGCCATCCTGGCGCTGGCCATCGAGCGCCACTACCGCAAGCAGGAGATCTTAGAATTTTACCTCAACCACGTCTATTTTGGAGCCGGAGCTTACGGCATCCAGGCAGCTGCCCGCACTTACTTCAATAAAGACGTTTCCCAGCTTACTTTAGAGGAAGGTGCTCTTTTAGCCGGTCTGGTTCAGGCTCCTTCTGCCTACTCTCCTTTCGAGAATCCTAAAGCGGCTTTAGAGCGCCGCAACATGGTGCTTGATGCTATGGTGCGCTGGGGATTTCTTGACCCCGCCAGGGCCCAGGCTTTGAAAGAAAAGCCTCTGAAGCTCAACCCTGGCACCACCGGTAGCGGGGTTCCTGGCGCTTACTTCGTGGATTATGTGACGGAGCAGTTGGTGGCCAAGTACGGAGCTGACCGAGTCTTCCGCGAAGGCCTGCGCGTCTACACCACCTTGGATTCCCGGATACAGGAAATAGCTGAAAGGGTGCTCAACGATCCTCAGAACTTCCCTCCTTCGGTGCGCGACGAGCAGGGGGTGCTCCAACCCCAGGCGGCGGTGGTGATAATCGACCCGCAGACCGGCTCGATCCTGGCCCTGGTGGGAGGAAGGGGGCAGCCCCTGGTAAGGCAGGGTTTTAACCGCGCGGTTCACGCCCGCCGCCAGCCGGGATCCGCTTTTAAACCCCTCATCGCTTATGCCCCGGCTATAGAATACCTGGGCTACGCCCCAGCCACCGTCTTCGACGACATACCGGTGCGCTTCGGCTCCTACGAACCGCGCAACTACGACGGCCGCTACCGGGGGCTTATCACCCTGCGCACGGCCCTTACCTACTCGGTGAATACCGTAGCAGTGCAACTGCTCGACAAGGTAGGAATGGACAAAGCGACGGAGTTCGTCTCCCGCCTGGGAATAAAGATAGATCCCCGCAGAGAGAAGCTGGGGATCGCCCTGGGAGGGCTGGACGAAGGGGTGACCCCGCTGCAAATGGCCCAGGCCTACGCCGCTCTGGCCAACCAGGGAAGACTGGTCCCGGCCACCGCCATCCTGCGGGTGGAGACACGGGCAGGAGCGGTGCTGGAAGAACACCGGCTGCAGCCGGTGCAGGTGATGAAGCCCACCACCGCCTACCTGGTCACCGACATGCTGCGCTCGGCGGTAGAAAGGGGGACGGGGCAAAATGCCCGTCTGGGAAAGTGGCCAGTGGCCGGCAAGACAGGAACGACCGACGCAAATCGGGACGCCTGGTTCTGCGGCTACACCCCCCAGCTCGTGGGGGTGGTCTGGATGGGGTACGACACACCCCAAACTATGAAGGGCGAGTACGGCGGAGGCCGGCCGGCCCTCATCTGGCGGAAGATAATGGCCGAGGCTTTGCGCGATACGCCTCCGCGCGACTTCCCCCGCCCGCCCGGCATTGTGACTGCCACGGTAGACGGGAAGTCGGGCCTGCTTCCCGGACCCCTTACCCCGCCGGAGGACCTGGTAACCGACATCTTCGCCGAGGGCACCGTGCCGTCTCGCGTGGACGACACCCGGGTGCTGGTAGAACTATGTGCCACCACAGGACTTTTGGCCACCGAGTACTGCCCAGAAAAGGTGACCAACGTTTTGATAAAGTGCCCTTATCAGGTACCTTCCTTCGTGGAGGACTACCATCTGCGGGTTCCCTCCGCTACCTGTAACCTGCACCAACAACCGACCACACCTCCGCCAGAAAAAGCAACACCGGACGAAGAAGGGAGCGTGGACCATGCTGGTAGAAAGGATAGACGGCCCCCTCTTCGCTTCTCTCCTGCGCCAGGCACTGGACTGGCTGGAAAAGTACCGCGAGGAGATTGA
- a CDS encoding DUF2148 domain-containing protein yields MALSARTAPKSRGEDYLVLRVLTGEDVVRLGEAMVDYGKKTGKKNFDRDGDNVKRSAAVLLVGLKDAKPLGLNCGACGWNRCQEFPSPQEGPEFKGPYCFWRAVDLGIALGSAVKTASLLNVDNRIMYRAGVVARQLGLIEADVVLAVPLSATGKNIYFDRKE; encoded by the coding sequence ATGGCCCTGTCGGCCAGAACCGCTCCCAAATCGCGCGGGGAGGACTATCTGGTTTTACGGGTGCTCACCGGGGAAGATGTGGTTCGCCTGGGAGAGGCGATGGTCGACTACGGGAAAAAGACGGGGAAAAAGAATTTTGACCGCGATGGAGATAACGTGAAACGTTCCGCCGCGGTCTTGCTCGTAGGACTTAAAGACGCCAAGCCTTTGGGGCTTAATTGCGGCGCCTGCGGGTGGAACCGGTGTCAGGAGTTCCCTTCTCCCCAGGAAGGCCCGGAGTTCAAAGGTCCATACTGTTTCTGGCGCGCGGTGGACCTAGGTATTGCTCTAGGCTCGGCGGTCAAAACGGCTTCGCTACTCAACGTGGACAACCGCATAATGTACCGGGCGGGAGTTGTGGCCAGGCAGCTGGGCTTGATAGAAGCCGATGTGGTGCTGGCCGTTCCTCTGTCGGCTACCGGCAAGAATATTTATTTTGACCGCAAGGAATAA
- the spoIIIAA gene encoding stage III sporulation protein AA: protein MKEKLREQILSFFPTSLQQLLAHLEIWPELEEIRLRAKRPLALRLTGEEYFVSPAGELVKDPLQAYEVQPEDLLRTINVATNSSLYAFEEEVKQGYLTLPGGHRLGIAGQPLLEGEKIKTFCHIGSLNLRIAREIKGVATPFLPYLIQGNPPRVCHTLIVSPPRGGKTTFLRDLVRHFSWGLPALGFPGATVGLVDERGEVAACFRGVPQLDIGPRTDVLSNCSKVEGIRLLLRAFAPEVIAMDEVGRAEEVRAVEDALNAGVRVIATVHAGSLEELNRRPFFRFLSRLGVVERFVLLSRRGARRQVTVLDGEGRVMKLCCAG, encoded by the coding sequence ATGAAGGAGAAGCTGCGGGAGCAAATCTTATCCTTCTTCCCCACTTCGCTTCAGCAGCTCCTGGCCCACTTAGAAATCTGGCCTGAGCTTGAGGAGATAAGACTGCGGGCGAAACGCCCTCTGGCCTTAAGACTCACCGGCGAAGAGTACTTTGTCTCTCCGGCGGGGGAGCTGGTTAAGGATCCGCTTCAGGCTTATGAGGTGCAGCCAGAAGACTTACTCCGCACCATCAATGTGGCCACCAACTCATCCCTCTACGCCTTTGAAGAAGAGGTAAAACAGGGCTACCTCACCTTGCCGGGAGGACACCGACTGGGTATCGCCGGACAACCCCTGTTGGAAGGAGAAAAAATCAAAACCTTCTGCCACATAGGTAGCCTCAACCTCCGGATAGCGCGGGAGATCAAGGGGGTGGCCACTCCTTTTCTTCCCTATCTCATCCAGGGAAACCCCCCGCGCGTGTGTCATACCTTAATCGTTTCTCCACCCCGGGGAGGAAAGACCACTTTTTTGCGTGATCTGGTGCGACACTTCTCCTGGGGCCTGCCTGCTTTGGGCTTTCCCGGGGCCACGGTGGGCCTGGTGGACGAGCGAGGGGAGGTGGCGGCTTGCTTTAGAGGGGTGCCGCAGTTGGACATCGGCCCTCGCACCGACGTGCTGAGTAACTGCTCCAAGGTAGAAGGGATACGCCTTCTCCTCCGGGCCTTTGCCCCTGAGGTGATAGCGATGGATGAGGTAGGCCGGGCTGAAGAAGTACGGGCCGTAGAAGACGCGCTTAACGCCGGGGTGAGGGTGATAGCTACGGTCCATGCCGGCAGCTTGGAGGAACTCAACCGGCGTCCCTTCTTCCGCTTCCTTTCTCGCCTAGGAGTAGTGGAGCGTTTTGTCCTTCTTTCCCGGCGGGGTGCTAGGCGGCAAGTCACGGTGCTGGACGGAGAGGGGAGGGTCATGAAGTTATGCTGCGCTGGTTAG
- the tnpA gene encoding IS200/IS605 family transposase: MRRQFKSNNNVVYSCKYHVVWCLKYRRPVLKDGVDARLKEILLEVARKRRAEIIELEILPDYVHLLVEVDPQFGIHRLVKLMKGCSSRILRQEFPWLRSRLPTLWTNSYFVATVGGTPLATLREYIEKQKHV, translated from the coding sequence ATGAGGCGCCAGTTTAAGTCCAACAACAATGTCGTGTATTCTTGCAAATACCATGTAGTTTGGTGCCTGAAGTACCGCCGTCCCGTCCTGAAAGACGGGGTAGACGCGCGGCTCAAGGAGATCCTCCTTGAGGTGGCGCGGAAGAGAAGGGCCGAAATCATCGAGCTGGAAATCTTGCCGGACTACGTTCACCTGCTGGTGGAAGTGGATCCCCAGTTCGGAATCCACCGGCTGGTGAAGCTCATGAAGGGTTGCTCTTCGCGGATCCTGCGGCAGGAGTTCCCCTGGCTCAGGTCGAGGCTGCCGACCCTCTGGACCAACAGCTACTTCGTGGCCACCGTTGGAGGTACACCCCTTGCGACCCTGCGCGAGTACATCGAAAAGCAAAAGCACGTGTGA